The following are encoded together in the Nocardioides thalensis genome:
- a CDS encoding SDR family oxidoreductase, whose amino-acid sequence MGNIVVTGASTGIGRATVARLVDAGHTVFAGVRKQSDADDLAAEVRGVVPLLLDVTDVDQVVAARATVDEAVGTAGLHGLVNNAGIAVGGPLEGVPLDEIRRQLEVNVTAQVGMTQAFLPLVRRATGRVVFTGSASGRAGIALMGPYTASKYAIEGLAESWRAELAPWGIKVVVVEPGPIKTPIWDKAHGEMDAIADSLSPEARELYADHLAKIPKFVRRQKLTAVSAKRVARVMEKALFSPRPRARYLVGPQANGLGVMARVFPDSAKAAVVGVTTGARMPKR is encoded by the coding sequence ATGGGGAACATCGTCGTCACCGGGGCATCCACCGGCATCGGGCGGGCCACGGTCGCCCGCCTCGTCGATGCCGGGCACACGGTCTTCGCAGGGGTGCGCAAGCAGTCCGACGCGGACGACCTCGCCGCGGAGGTCCGCGGCGTCGTACCGCTGCTGCTCGACGTCACCGACGTCGACCAGGTGGTCGCGGCGCGGGCGACGGTGGACGAGGCGGTCGGGACGGCAGGGCTGCACGGGCTCGTCAACAACGCCGGCATCGCGGTCGGCGGGCCGCTCGAGGGCGTGCCGCTCGACGAGATCCGGCGCCAGCTCGAGGTCAACGTGACCGCCCAGGTCGGCATGACCCAGGCCTTCCTCCCGCTGGTACGGCGCGCCACCGGGCGGGTCGTGTTCACGGGCTCGGCGAGCGGCCGGGCCGGCATCGCCCTGATGGGCCCCTACACGGCGTCGAAGTACGCGATCGAGGGCCTCGCCGAGTCATGGCGGGCCGAGCTCGCGCCGTGGGGGATCAAGGTGGTGGTCGTCGAGCCCGGCCCGATCAAGACGCCGATCTGGGACAAGGCGCACGGCGAGATGGACGCCATCGCCGACTCGCTCTCGCCCGAGGCCCGCGAGCTCTACGCGGATCACCTCGCGAAGATCCCGAAGTTCGTCCGCCGCCAGAAGCTCACCGCGGTCTCTGCCAAGCGGGTGGCGAGGGTGATGGAGAAGGCCCTCTTCAGCCCGCGCCCCCGGGCGCGCTACCTGGTCGGCCCCCAGGCGAACGGGCTCGGCGTGATGGCGCGGGTGTTCCCCGACTCCGCCAAGGCGGCGGTCGTCGGGGTCACGACCGGTGCGCGGATGCCCAAGCGCTGA